The sequence GGCGTTGACGTTGAGAAAGGGGACGACCGCCACGGTCTGGCGCGCCGAGGGGACGAATGCCGACGCCCGGTAGAAGGATTGCGGCTGATGGCGGCGGCTTTTCGCCGCCAAGGCCTCATCCGCCGTTTGCCGCCCAGGGTGTAACAGTTTCGCCTTGGTCAAACGCCCTTGCGCCGCGCCGTCCGTCGTCGGGTAGCGGAATTCCGGCTCCTCTTCACGAAGGTAGGTTTCCAGTGAGTCGAACAGACGATCCGTCGCCCTCGCCAGCAGTCTGCGGGGATCTTTTACCAGCCCGAGGCCGAGGAGCCCGGGCTTGTCGTCGCCGGTCAGTCCGACGCTATCGATCCAGGCGATCTCTGCCCGCTCACCGGCGGAAACCAAGCGCATGATCAACGACACCCGTGGGCTCGGCACCTCCCGCCAGCTTTCCAGAGCCGTCAGGAAGACCCCGTCGACTCCGGTTTCGTCTTGCAGCTTCCGGGCGAGCTCATGGGTGATCCCGCCGACGTGGCGTAGCCGATGTCGGGTCATGAACGCTTGGAGCTCCGTGTTGTCGAGCAACTTAAGGCCCCGGGCGGAAAGACCTTCCCGCAACCCTTGCTGGATTTCCGCCAGAGGCGCCTGGTTGTCACTGAGGTTCTCCAGCGGAAGCACGGCATACCGGGCATCCCGCGCAACCAGGGGGGCAACCCGATACTCCGGCGTCCAGCCGCTGTCGACCACCTGTCCGGAGCGATCCCGGACGATGGCTTTGAAGGCATAGTGCCCTGGCTTGTTCCCGTGCCACTGGCCGCTGAAAAGGGTTCCCGCATATTCGAGGGACGCGACCCGTAATTTCCGGCTGTACAGTTCGCAAACCAGATCCCCGTCGCCGCCGGTGGTGACCACCGACCACCTCACTGCCCCGGCTTTTTCCCGAAGCCCGGGCGGCGCGGAGATCTGCAGCGACTCGATCCTGAGCGGCTCCGGACCGGGGGGGACGCCGGCGCAGGCCCCCAGCAGCAAGAGCAGGGCCGCGAGAAATTTAGTCGAAAAGTTCATCGAGAAGATCGTCAATCACTTGGATCGTCACATCGTTCATGGGCCGGCCGCCGCTGCCGAGCAGTCGGTCCGTCAAGGAGATCCCCCCCTTGGTCGAGGAGGCCGCCCAGACCGTTGAACCGGTCTGGGTCTCCAGCATCTGCAGGCTCAGCGAGACCAGGTTGGCCTCGGCCGAGCCGGACCGCACCACGCCGTACTCCCGCAACACCCCGGTGATCACCGCATCAACCTCAAGAACACCTTTCAATTTGGTGACCTCTTCCATCGTCGGCGTTTGCGGGATGCGGATGCCGACCCGGCTGATCCCGCGCTCGACTTCGCCCGGGGGGAGAACGTAGATCGCCTCCGTCGCCAGCAGCATCCCCATAAAGGCGTCCCGCACCCGCTCACCGGCCTGATCATCCGAACTCAGGTTCATGAACGGAAGGACGGCCACCGAGCGTACCGCGCCGAAATCCATGGACTCATTGGTGTAGTCCGGATGACCGGGCGACCAGGCGC comes from Desulfuromonas acetexigens and encodes:
- a CDS encoding GNA1162 family protein, whose amino-acid sequence is MKWKKTFPGIVLTCFLLIFLASCAWSPGHPDYTNESMDFGAVRSVAVLPFMNLSSDDQAGERVRDAFMGMLLATEAIYVLPPGEVERGISRVGIRIPQTPTMEEVTKLKGVLEVDAVITGVLREYGVVRSGSAEANLVSLSLQMLETQTGSTVWAASSTKGGISLTDRLLGSGGRPMNDVTIQVIDDLLDELFD